The sequence CCTCATCTTCCTCAAAGAGCTGTGTGAGGCAGGCAAGATAAGACCGGTCATTGATAGGCACTATCCGTTGGAACAGATCGCCGAGGCTCATCGCTATGTCGATGAAGGGCACAAAAAGGGAAATGTGATCATAACTTTGGAACATGAAGATAGAACCTAAAAGAGCGCTTTAACCATCCCACGATCATTACTTACCAGATGTGGTTTTATTTATGAAATTTTCCAAATCTTCTTATGACCCACCACCGTACTTTACTAAGGGGGATGGAAATTGAACTCGTTTTGATCACGATGAATCCGCAATTGAAATTCAATGCAACTTCCAATCATGAGAAAAAAGGTGTTTCACTAGTATATGTGAAGCAGTTGGTTTGCCAAGATGGCACTGTAAGAACAGGGTATCATTTTATATTATCTAGTCAAAATGATCGGTGGTCCCGGCTGAGCCCACCATTCTTCTTATCTAGAAATCTATCATTTAAATTCGATCGTATCCAATCTTGTCAATGATAGCTCTCCGATCTAAAGGTTCGACCATAGCGTGATCAGAATCGAACTTACCTTTTCCAGATCGACCGCACCGAATGGAATGCAAAACCTGCCGATCGCTTCGTCCTTGATCTCGCCTTAATGAGACATATTTTCAAAGAGCTTCAATTCGAAGCAATCACCAAGTTCCACACCGGTCCGGTCCAACCTGAAGTTCGCCTGCCAGTTCTCCACGCCCTTCTCAGTGGCCCGGCGCACCGCCGCCCTCATCATCTCGGACGGTCCCCCTCTGGTCACCGGAACCTGGAATCGAGGGGCGTCGTACAGATGGCAGAGGAGCACGATGCCTCGCTTTCCCTCGGGGATATGCTCCGATATCTCCGTAAAGTGACGCATGGTCCTTTCGAACGAGGTGAAACCCTCCGTGGACACGTGCTCGGGATAACCCTCGACGATCAGCATGTGCAACGGGGTCTTTACCTCGAGCAACAGTTCCTCATTGATCAGAAAATCGATGCGTGAGCCTCCCATCCTGACCTCTCGCTTCAGTGTTCGAACATCATCCACCATCATATGCAGCAGACCAGATCCGATGAAGAACGCGACAATGTCGTTTGCCCTGCTCTGATCGATGCCTATCCACATCTTTTCCTTCTTGTCGGGAGGGT comes from Methanomassiliicoccales archaeon and encodes:
- a CDS encoding DNA/RNA nuclease SfsA, which gives rise to MSGDRYRFEEPLIEGLVVKRPNRFIMDVVVDGEHQRCHCPTTGRIGDIRFKNVPCLVERSRDPSRSTWGTVEAISLDPPDKKEKMWIGIDQSRANDIVAFFIGSGLLHMMVDDVRTLKREVRMGGSRIDFLINEELLLEVKTPLHMLIVEGYPEHVSTEGFTSFERTMRHFTEISEHIPEGKRGIVLLCHLYDAPRFQVPVTRGGPSEMMRAAVRRATEKGVENWQANFRLDRTGVELGDCFELKLFENMSH